A DNA window from Anaerolineae bacterium contains the following coding sequences:
- a CDS encoding radical SAM protein: MDALRKVYIEPTNACNLNCRTCMRNVWDEPIGFMEWETYEALIRELAGFPTAQTVAFAGIGEPLLHPRFLDMVRLAKEHHLRVELTTNALLLTRELAGALLELGLDQIIVSIDGTTAETFGQVRRGGSLSKVVENMRAFYELSEPSPLPPLTIGIEFVAMRSNIRELPHLHSLAKYIGASLILITNVLPYTEEMVSETLYNLRATAFQGKGSPWTPTWVLPKMDLTEETLEPLLSVFRTQANISYLDLDLGSRNSFCPFVQAGALAVGWHGGVSPCPPLMHSYTCYVMGRRKYIRRWEVGRLPAQSLREIWEMPAYVSFRERVLHFDFPPCVDCGCDLAETNEEDCFGNTFPVCGDCLWARGIIRCA; this comes from the coding sequence ATGGACGCACTGCGCAAAGTCTACATCGAGCCTACCAATGCCTGCAACCTGAACTGCCGCACGTGCATGCGCAACGTGTGGGATGAGCCTATTGGCTTCATGGAATGGGAGACCTACGAGGCATTGATCCGGGAGCTGGCCGGCTTCCCCACGGCCCAGACCGTCGCCTTCGCCGGCATCGGCGAACCGCTCCTGCATCCCCGCTTCTTGGATATGGTGCGCCTGGCCAAAGAGCATCACCTGCGGGTAGAACTCACCACCAATGCGCTGTTGCTCACCCGGGAGCTGGCCGGCGCCCTGCTGGAGCTGGGCCTGGACCAGATCATCGTCTCCATTGACGGCACCACCGCAGAGACCTTCGGCCAGGTGCGGCGCGGCGGCTCCCTCTCGAAGGTCGTGGAGAATATGCGCGCCTTCTACGAGCTGTCGGAGCCCAGCCCCCTGCCGCCGCTGACCATCGGCATCGAATTCGTGGCCATGCGGAGCAACATCCGCGAGCTTCCCCATCTCCATTCGCTCGCCAAGTATATCGGTGCTTCGTTGATTCTGATCACCAACGTACTGCCATATACCGAAGAAATGGTGTCGGAGACGCTGTACAATCTGCGGGCCACCGCGTTCCAGGGGAAGGGGTCGCCTTGGACACCGACCTGGGTTCTGCCCAAGATGGACCTGACGGAGGAGACGCTGGAGCCATTGTTGAGCGTCTTTCGCACGCAGGCGAACATCAGCTATCTGGACCTGGACCTGGGATCGCGCAACAGCTTCTGCCCCTTCGTGCAGGCCGGCGCGCTGGCGGTGGGCTGGCACGGTGGGGTCAGCCCCTGTCCGCCGCTGATGCATTCGTACACATGTTATGTGATGGGCCGCCGCAAGTACATCCGCCGCTGGGAGGTGGGGCGACTGCCGGCCCAATCCCTGCGGGAAATCTGGGAGATGCCGGCATACGTCTCCTTCCGCGAGCGCGTCCTGCATTTCGACTTTCCGCCCTGCGTGGACTGCGGATGTGACCTGGCGGAGACAAACGAAGAGGATTGTTTCGGAAACACCTTCCCCGTCTGTGGGGACTGCTTGTGGGCGCGCGGCATCATCCGCTGTGCCTAA
- a CDS encoding winged helix-turn-helix transcriptional regulator codes for MEIQLARLYKALAHPVRLQILHILGEGEACVCHLIAILRRPQPYISQQLGVLREAGLVEDRREGQTVFYRLTSPKIQELIRLGQELLREQGMPAELPAVPEPPLDDCTCPICAAHYQVML; via the coding sequence ATGGAGATACAACTGGCGCGGTTATATAAGGCCCTCGCCCACCCGGTGCGGCTGCAGATCCTGCACATCCTTGGAGAGGGCGAGGCCTGTGTCTGTCATCTCATCGCCATTTTGCGCCGGCCCCAGCCCTATATCTCCCAGCAGTTGGGCGTCCTGCGGGAAGCCGGCCTGGTGGAAGACCGGCGCGAGGGACAAACCGTGTTCTACCGGCTGACCTCGCCGAAAATCCAGGAACTCATCCGTCTGGGACAGGAACTGCTGAGGGAGCAGGGTATGCCGGCAGAACTTCCTGCGGTGCCCGAACCCCCTTTGGACGACTGCACTTGCCCAATCTGTGCGGCGCATTACCAGGTGATGCTTTGA